The following are encoded together in the Halopseudomonas salegens genome:
- the serB gene encoding phosphoserine phosphatase SerB encodes MNNIVLINITGPDRPGLTAAITGLLARAQVNILDIGQAVIHDTLSFGILVEMHDSAGLSDVLKDVLFRGYEMDQQVRFTPVSTEEYQRWVTGQGKSRHIVTLLARRITAEHIARVSEITARYGLNIDHIDRLSGRIPEDLPADQGKGCIEFSVRGEPDDPAALRAEFLTIAQALNVDIAFQQDSLFRRNRRLVVFDMDSTLIDAEVIDELAKAAGVGDQVADITERAMRGELDFQASFRERMALLKGLPETVLADIAERLRLTEGAETLIAQLRRLGYKTAILSGGFNYFAERLQQRLGIDYVYANALPIADGKVTGEVEEPIVDGQRKADLLRELAQREGISLEQTIAVGDGANDLPMLSIAGLGVAFRAKPLVKQSAKQAISTLGLDGILYLLGFRDRDGV; translated from the coding sequence TTGAACAACATTGTTCTGATCAATATTACTGGCCCGGACCGCCCCGGGTTGACTGCCGCCATTACTGGTTTGCTGGCGCGGGCGCAGGTCAATATCCTGGACATTGGTCAGGCTGTGATTCACGACACCCTGTCGTTCGGTATTCTGGTTGAAATGCATGACTCGGCAGGCCTGTCTGACGTACTCAAGGATGTGCTGTTCCGTGGTTACGAGATGGATCAGCAAGTCCGTTTCACGCCGGTGAGTACCGAAGAGTACCAGCGCTGGGTGACCGGGCAGGGCAAATCACGCCACATTGTTACCCTGCTGGCGCGGCGCATCACCGCCGAACATATTGCCCGGGTCAGCGAAATCACGGCCCGTTACGGGCTCAATATTGACCATATCGATCGCCTGTCCGGGCGGATTCCTGAAGATTTGCCGGCGGATCAGGGCAAGGGGTGCATCGAGTTCTCGGTGCGCGGCGAGCCCGATGATCCGGCGGCGTTGCGCGCGGAATTTCTGACCATTGCCCAGGCGCTGAACGTGGATATTGCTTTCCAGCAAGACAGCCTGTTCCGCCGCAATCGACGCCTGGTGGTGTTTGATATGGACTCGACGCTGATTGATGCGGAAGTGATTGATGAACTGGCCAAGGCAGCCGGCGTCGGCGATCAGGTGGCTGACATCACCGAGCGAGCCATGCGCGGTGAACTCGACTTTCAGGCCAGTTTCCGGGAGCGAATGGCCCTGCTCAAAGGGCTGCCGGAAACGGTACTGGCAGACATCGCCGAACGCCTGCGCTTGACTGAAGGGGCGGAAACCCTGATCGCGCAATTGCGTCGCCTGGGTTACAAAACCGCTATTCTGTCGGGTGGCTTCAACTACTTTGCCGAACGCTTGCAGCAGCGCCTGGGTATCGATTATGTCTACGCCAATGCCCTGCCGATTGCCGATGGCAAGGTAACCGGTGAGGTAGAAGAGCCCATCGTGGATGGCCAGCGCAAGGCCGACCTGCTGCGGGAGCTGGCCCAGCGTGAAGGCATCAGCCTGGAGCAGACCATTGCCGTGGGTGATGGCGCCAATGACCTGCCCATGCTGTCCATCGCCGGGCTTGGTGTGGCGTTCCGAGCCAAGCCGCTGGTCAAGCAGTCGGCAAAGCAGGCTATCTCGACCCTTGGGTTGGACGGCATTCTGTATCTGCTGGGGTTTCGGGACCGGGATGGGGTTTGA
- the trxC gene encoding thioredoxin TrxC, with translation MPSSILACPHCLRKNRIPAERLQDSPVCGVCKQPLFIGQPVELTAHNFNAHASSDLPLLIDFWASWCGPCRQFAPVFAQAAAEFEPRVRFGKLNTEEQQQLAGRYAIRSIPTLILVHRGEEKARINGALPPAQLRQWLQEQLG, from the coding sequence ATGCCCAGCTCGATTCTGGCTTGCCCGCACTGCCTGCGGAAAAATCGCATACCCGCCGAACGCTTGCAGGATTCGCCGGTCTGTGGCGTTTGCAAGCAGCCCCTCTTTATCGGTCAGCCGGTTGAGCTGACGGCCCATAATTTCAATGCGCATGCCAGCAGTGATCTGCCGTTATTGATTGATTTCTGGGCCTCCTGGTGTGGCCCCTGTCGGCAGTTCGCCCCGGTTTTTGCCCAGGCCGCCGCTGAGTTCGAGCCAAGAGTACGCTTCGGCAAGCTGAATACCGAAGAGCAACAACAGTTGGCTGGCCGCTACGCGATACGCAGTATCCCGACCCTGATACTGGTGCATCGAGGCGAAGAAAAAGCCCGCATCAATGGTGCGCTACCACCCGCGCAACTACGCCAATGGCTGCAAGAGCAACTCGGATAA
- a CDS encoding DUF2817 domain-containing protein, with the protein MTDSAALIQRHLPEHLELENLLRAGARHLRYQTVHSVDIDGISIPIRVIELGSRAPRAPVIGFFGGVHGVERIGTQVLLSWLHSLIHRLDWDSSLRQQLERVRLVFMPMINPGGIWHHRRSNLNGVDLMRNAPIDAMGPKPWLVSGHRISSHLPWFRGKRGEAMQAEALALVNTVRQRLLHAPFAISVDCHSGFGRRDRLWCSYARSHRPIHHIAEVLALKRLFHNTYPHHHPYIIEPQSIHYTTHGDLWDYLYDESREQYTENIFLPFTLEMGSWLWVRKNPRQMFDYFGFFNPVIGHRKRRVLRQHLPLFEFLTAATQCWHSWVPGPLQRELLAQEALVEWFG; encoded by the coding sequence ATGACCGATTCTGCGGCACTGATTCAACGACACCTACCCGAACATCTGGAGCTGGAAAACCTGCTCCGTGCTGGTGCCCGGCACCTGCGCTACCAGACTGTGCACAGTGTGGATATTGACGGCATCAGTATTCCGATTCGAGTAATTGAGCTGGGCAGCCGGGCACCGCGTGCGCCGGTGATCGGCTTCTTTGGCGGCGTGCATGGCGTCGAGCGGATCGGCACGCAGGTGCTGCTGTCCTGGCTGCACAGCCTGATCCATCGCCTGGACTGGGACAGTTCACTGCGTCAGCAGCTTGAACGGGTGCGCCTGGTGTTTATGCCGATGATCAATCCCGGCGGCATCTGGCATCATCGCCGCAGCAACCTGAACGGGGTTGATCTGATGCGCAACGCGCCCATTGACGCCATGGGGCCCAAACCCTGGCTGGTCAGCGGACACCGCATCAGCAGTCACCTGCCCTGGTTTCGTGGCAAGCGTGGCGAAGCCATGCAGGCCGAAGCCCTGGCGCTGGTCAATACGGTTCGCCAACGACTGCTGCACGCCCCCTTCGCCATCAGTGTTGATTGCCATAGCGGCTTTGGTCGGCGTGACCGTCTCTGGTGCAGCTACGCTCGCAGCCATCGGCCAATCCATCATATTGCCGAGGTACTGGCGCTGAAACGGCTGTTCCATAACACCTACCCGCATCACCACCCTTACATCATCGAGCCGCAATCGATCCACTACACCACCCATGGTGATCTCTGGGATTATCTGTACGACGAGTCCCGCGAACAGTACACGGAGAATATTTTCCTGCCCTTTACCCTGGAAATGGGCTCCTGGCTCTGGGTGCGCAAGAACCCGCGGCAGATGTTCGATTACTTCGGCTTCTTCAACCCGGTTATCGGCCATCGCAAGCGGCGGGTTCTGCGCCAGCACTTACCCCTGTTCGAGTTTCTGACCGCCGCAACCCAGTGTTGGCACTCCTGGGTACCGGGCCCCTTGCAACGGGAGCTGCTGGCACAGGAAGCCCTGGTTGAATGGTTCGGCTAG
- a CDS encoding long-chain-fatty-acid--CoA ligase, whose amino-acid sequence MFDRHYAVWPEQVPHFLDLPKTSLYSNLTVSALRYPDHPAIIYYGSRLTYRDLDIQATALAGYLQQAGVQSGDRVLLYMQNSAQFVIGFYAILRANAVVVPVNPMNRKAELEYLIDDTEASLALCGLELLDNIAPLVGYGSLKEVICGAYSEYLSEKTTLDLPEAVQLPAHIPEQDGVTPWQDALRARYEPGPLTTGPDDLCVIPYSSGTTGNPKGCVHTHHSVMATTVYCSVWGNAQHDTVQLVSVPMFHVTGMQVCMNASIYIGGTQVVMTRWDRKTAAQLIEQEQITSWRNISTMVIDLLSDPAIDQYDLSSLAAIGGGGAAMPIAVAEKLMAKTGLEYAEGYGLSETISATHMNPYHAPKPQCLGIPIIGVDSRVVDVEGLHELGPNETGEIVLRGEQLFQGYWRRPEATEDAFVELDGERFFRTGDLGYFDDEGYFFLVDRVKRMINAAGFKVWPAEVEALLFGHPAIQEACVISSPDQRRGETTKAVIVLARGQQATAEEIIAWCQENMSAYKCPKHIEFVSELPKSPTGKVLWRALQEAEWAKA is encoded by the coding sequence ATGTTTGATCGCCATTACGCCGTTTGGCCGGAACAAGTGCCACATTTTCTCGACCTGCCCAAAACCAGCCTGTACAGCAACCTGACGGTATCCGCCCTGCGCTACCCGGATCACCCGGCGATCATCTATTACGGCAGCCGCCTGACCTACCGCGACCTCGACATTCAGGCCACCGCACTGGCCGGGTATCTGCAACAAGCCGGCGTGCAGTCAGGCGACCGGGTGCTGCTGTATATGCAGAACAGCGCGCAATTCGTGATTGGCTTCTATGCCATTTTGCGTGCCAATGCCGTGGTGGTACCGGTCAACCCGATGAACCGCAAGGCCGAGCTGGAATACCTGATTGACGATACCGAGGCCAGCCTTGCGCTCTGTGGTCTGGAACTGCTGGACAATATCGCCCCACTGGTTGGCTATGGCAGCCTGAAAGAAGTGATCTGTGGTGCCTACTCCGAGTACCTGAGCGAAAAAACCACCCTGGATTTACCCGAAGCCGTGCAATTACCCGCGCATATTCCCGAACAGGACGGCGTCACGCCCTGGCAGGATGCCTTGCGCGCCCGGTATGAACCCGGCCCGCTGACAACCGGCCCGGATGACCTCTGCGTGATCCCTTACAGCTCCGGCACCACGGGCAATCCGAAGGGCTGCGTGCACACTCATCACAGCGTAATGGCAACCACGGTGTATTGCTCGGTTTGGGGCAATGCCCAGCACGATACTGTGCAACTGGTCTCGGTGCCCATGTTCCACGTCACCGGCATGCAGGTGTGCATGAACGCGAGTATCTACATCGGCGGCACGCAGGTGGTGATGACCCGCTGGGACCGCAAAACGGCGGCGCAACTGATTGAGCAGGAGCAGATCACCAGCTGGCGCAACATCTCGACCATGGTGATTGATCTGCTGTCCGACCCGGCTATTGACCAGTATGACCTGAGCAGCCTGGCCGCCATCGGCGGCGGTGGTGCCGCCATGCCAATCGCTGTCGCGGAAAAACTGATGGCCAAGACCGGGCTGGAATACGCCGAAGGGTACGGTCTGTCGGAAACCATCAGTGCCACGCACATGAACCCCTACCACGCGCCCAAACCCCAATGCCTGGGCATTCCGATTATCGGCGTGGATTCACGCGTAGTGGATGTCGAGGGTCTGCATGAACTCGGCCCGAATGAAACTGGCGAAATCGTGCTGCGGGGCGAGCAATTGTTCCAGGGTTACTGGCGCCGGCCGGAAGCAACCGAAGACGCTTTTGTCGAGCTGGATGGCGAACGGTTTTTCCGTACCGGGGATCTGGGTTATTTCGATGATGAGGGCTACTTCTTCCTCGTCGACCGGGTCAAGCGCATGATCAATGCTGCCGGCTTCAAGGTCTGGCCAGCGGAAGTCGAAGCCCTGTTGTTTGGCCATCCGGCGATCCAGGAAGCCTGTGTGATTTCCAGCCCGGATCAGCGCCGGGGTGAAACCACCAAAGCAGTCATTGTGTTGGCCCGGGGTCAGCAGGCAACAGCCGAAGAGATCATTGCCTGGTGCCAGGAGAACATGTCAGCGTACAAGTGCCCCAAACACATCGAATTCGTCAGCGAATTGCCCAAGTCACCGACGGGCAAGGTCCTTTGGCGCGCCCTGCAGGAAGCGGAATGGGCCAAGGCCTGA
- a CDS encoding tellurite resistance TerB family protein, translating into MNTRGLLDQLLKSGSDLLNGGTAGQQPAAQTQRSATSPVGSLLAGAGGGAAISLLLGSKKARKLGGKAVVYGGAAALGVVAWKAWQNYQRGQSVPAGQSEPQTIDRLPAPQAEQHSQAILRALIAAAKADGHIDQREREMIDAEIARISSDPTLLQWFDRELQKPLDPAEVAAAADTPALAAEMYLASLLMIDQQSFMEKAYLDELARQLDLPAALRSELEAQAFSLS; encoded by the coding sequence ATGAATACCCGTGGCTTGCTCGATCAACTCCTGAAATCCGGTTCTGACTTGTTAAACGGCGGTACTGCAGGTCAACAACCTGCGGCGCAAACTCAACGTAGCGCGACATCACCTGTAGGCAGTCTGTTGGCGGGCGCGGGTGGTGGTGCCGCTATCAGCTTGTTACTGGGCAGTAAAAAAGCCCGCAAGCTTGGCGGCAAAGCTGTGGTCTATGGCGGTGCCGCGGCGCTTGGGGTGGTCGCTTGGAAGGCATGGCAGAATTATCAGCGTGGACAGTCGGTACCGGCCGGTCAATCAGAGCCTCAGACAATTGACCGTTTGCCGGCGCCACAGGCAGAGCAGCATAGTCAGGCGATATTGCGGGCACTGATTGCTGCTGCCAAGGCTGACGGCCATATTGACCAGCGCGAGCGTGAAATGATTGATGCCGAGATTGCCCGCATCAGCAGCGACCCTACCTTGCTTCAGTGGTTTGACCGCGAGTTGCAAAAGCCACTGGATCCGGCTGAAGTCGCTGCGGCTGCCGACACGCCTGCATTGGCGGCTGAAATGTATCTGGCCAGTCTGTTGATGATTGATCAACAAAGTTTTATGGAAAAGGCTTATCTGGATGAACTGGCACGTCAGCTGGATTTGCCTGCAGCCTTGCGCAGCGAGCTTGAAGCACAGGCCTTCAGCCTCAGCTAA
- a CDS encoding hybrid sensor histidine kinase/response regulator, whose product MMRSVIDRAGRLFLLLVCLFALPVAVMASDGCADASVHIDGWLIDHDKDLTPERLLELPESRWRGSLDELPTFSADAFWFRLRLDLDEQVPCQYRLSMGESRIEDQRLYQLVNGRWLESVAGSRHPVSEWADAHHNPGFPIVLEPTHSGLAFVRIETRSRIHVDPALTDYQQVVQERHISSFRDGVIFGLVLLLAPFGLVMSLIYRSWLVLFNVLWMLNYFLLTLVVNGYLFYFPDLLPWSRTLVATLSPAAQVTLFAYVYQLFELNRFSRIVRYGFWIQAAVGLMTLVYWGLGDSLTARDWFEFYRIATYFIYPTLLFIAYRNKIRLPVLAWCFSLFITLPGFRLLFEVQEEAPLFYGQDHLALDSNLLLSALLIITLVATAWKNRRNELALQQRVEKLQQATRQRLEKAVELRTRQLKAALQSRGNFLARITHDLRSPLTQTLDYARQLMLKEQSAAATNIIRSTQQQLFLLDDLMDYARGDIEQRELVSESGYLFSFLREIEEEGRLLAERQSNAFRLTTSQSLPVLVKMDFRKVHRVLRNLLDNAAKFTRDGEILCAVDGQPMGNNTIALIFRVCDSGPGIRPELRQQLTQPFNQGNTQDKGYGLGLAIVSELLGQMGSQLDIADSETDGSCFSFVLEVTATDESHIEQVFIDKRVKALDGNGYVIMLVDDTEATRLNLAELLGGYGFDTLPVANGSQALEKLTHTRVDLIITDQLMPDMSGWHLLDQVRKLYPALPVVLYSGLPPQAHSETPDLTFDASLVKPAASDTLLNTVLRLCQSGRRPA is encoded by the coding sequence ATGATGCGTTCCGTTATTGACCGTGCTGGTCGTTTATTCCTGCTTCTGGTTTGTCTGTTTGCTCTGCCTGTTGCGGTTATGGCCAGTGATGGTTGTGCCGATGCCAGCGTACACATTGATGGTTGGCTCATTGATCATGACAAAGACCTGACACCTGAGAGACTACTCGAGCTTCCCGAGAGCCGTTGGCGTGGCAGCCTGGATGAACTGCCGACCTTTTCCGCTGACGCTTTCTGGTTCAGGTTACGGCTGGACCTGGATGAGCAGGTGCCCTGCCAGTACAGGCTGAGCATGGGCGAATCCAGAATCGAGGATCAGCGCCTTTATCAGCTGGTAAACGGCCGCTGGCTGGAATCCGTTGCGGGTAGCCGTCACCCGGTATCCGAGTGGGCCGATGCACATCACAATCCCGGCTTTCCGATCGTCCTGGAGCCAACCCATTCGGGCCTTGCCTTCGTCCGTATCGAAACACGCAGTCGCATACATGTTGATCCGGCATTAACCGATTATCAGCAGGTTGTGCAAGAACGCCACATCAGCTCGTTCCGGGACGGCGTGATTTTTGGGCTGGTATTGCTGCTGGCTCCTTTCGGCCTGGTCATGAGTCTGATATACCGCTCATGGCTTGTACTTTTCAATGTACTCTGGATGCTGAACTATTTTCTGCTGACGCTGGTCGTCAACGGATACCTGTTCTATTTTCCCGACTTGCTGCCCTGGTCTCGCACATTGGTAGCCACTCTCAGCCCGGCTGCTCAAGTTACCTTGTTTGCTTACGTCTATCAGCTTTTCGAACTCAACCGGTTCTCGCGGATAGTACGTTATGGGTTCTGGATACAGGCCGCCGTCGGTTTGATGACGCTGGTGTATTGGGGCCTTGGTGACAGCCTGACGGCACGGGATTGGTTCGAGTTTTACCGCATTGCCACCTACTTCATTTATCCGACACTGCTGTTCATTGCGTACCGGAACAAAATCCGCTTACCCGTTCTTGCATGGTGCTTTTCCCTGTTCATAACCTTGCCCGGTTTCAGGCTTTTATTCGAGGTTCAGGAAGAGGCGCCGCTTTTTTATGGTCAGGATCATCTGGCGCTGGATTCGAACCTGCTGCTGTCCGCCCTGTTGATCATTACCCTGGTGGCCACTGCCTGGAAAAACCGTCGCAATGAACTCGCCCTGCAACAGCGGGTAGAGAAATTGCAGCAAGCGACGCGCCAGCGCCTGGAAAAGGCGGTTGAACTGAGAACCCGACAGTTGAAAGCCGCCTTGCAGTCACGCGGAAACTTTCTCGCCCGCATTACCCATGATCTGCGCTCTCCACTGACGCAGACCCTTGATTACGCCCGGCAATTGATGCTCAAGGAGCAGTCTGCGGCGGCCACAAATATAATTCGATCGACACAACAGCAACTCTTTTTGCTGGATGATCTGATGGATTACGCCCGAGGGGATATCGAGCAACGCGAGCTGGTCAGCGAATCGGGCTACCTGTTCTCATTCTTGCGTGAAATTGAAGAAGAGGGCCGGCTGTTGGCGGAGCGTCAAAGCAATGCGTTCAGGCTCACGACCAGCCAATCCCTGCCGGTGCTGGTGAAGATGGATTTTCGCAAGGTGCACCGTGTGCTGCGCAATTTGCTGGACAATGCAGCCAAATTCACCCGTGACGGCGAGATTCTCTGCGCAGTTGATGGCCAGCCGATGGGCAACAACACGATAGCGCTGATTTTCCGGGTGTGTGATAGTGGTCCGGGCATTCGACCCGAGTTACGGCAACAGCTTACTCAGCCCTTCAATCAGGGCAACACGCAGGACAAGGGCTATGGCCTGGGGCTGGCAATCGTATCCGAGTTGCTTGGCCAAATGGGCAGCCAACTGGACATAGCGGACTCGGAGACAGACGGCAGTTGCTTCAGTTTTGTACTGGAAGTGACCGCCACAGATGAATCCCATATCGAACAGGTATTTATTGATAAGCGGGTAAAGGCACTGGATGGCAATGGCTATGTGATCATGCTGGTCGATGATACTGAAGCAACCCGACTCAATCTGGCCGAATTGCTTGGCGGCTACGGTTTCGACACCCTGCCGGTGGCAAATGGCAGTCAGGCACTGGAAAAACTGACTCACACCCGCGTGGACCTGATCATTACCGACCAGCTGATGCCCGACATGAGCGGCTGGCATCTGCTGGATCAGGTGCGCAAGCTGTATCCGGCATTACCGGTCGTGCTGTATTCCGGCTTGCCGCCTCAAGCGCACAGTGAAACCCCTGACCTGACATTTGATGCCAGCCTGGTGAAACCTGCTGCCAGCGATACTCTGCTCAATACCGTGCTCAGGTTATGTCAGTCGGGCAGAAGGCCAGCCTGA
- a CDS encoding response regulator transcription factor, which produces MKPVNTPHILLIDDNLDDLAPLVTCLKSANMRVSLASVARKGYHLALALKPDLIVLDLYMPGMDGFSICRLLREEPKLNRTPIIFLSSTRQLDDRLTGLQLGSVDFVTKPYAAEEVLARIRIHLRLSSLQTAPEVHAADAIEPNDAQPHVDCDELLIRAATRLILENLAEPPSLDDLAKSVGTNQKRLLGVFRQRHGMTVFAYIRELRLQQAKHLLRGTQLPIDDIAASVGFSNSANFATAFKSHEGIPPREYRKSFQP; this is translated from the coding sequence ATGAAGCCTGTCAACACCCCTCACATCCTGCTGATCGACGACAATCTTGACGACCTGGCACCGCTGGTAACCTGCCTGAAATCCGCCAATATGCGCGTCTCTCTTGCCTCTGTGGCTCGCAAAGGCTACCACCTGGCCCTGGCTCTCAAGCCTGACCTGATTGTGCTTGATCTCTATATGCCTGGAATGGACGGATTTTCCATCTGCCGCTTGCTCCGCGAAGAGCCCAAACTGAATCGCACACCAATCATTTTCCTGTCTAGCACCAGGCAACTGGATGACCGTTTGACCGGCCTGCAATTAGGCTCGGTTGATTTTGTTACCAAGCCTTATGCGGCTGAAGAAGTGCTGGCTCGCATCCGCATTCATTTGCGCTTGAGTTCGCTGCAAACGGCGCCAGAAGTGCATGCCGCCGACGCCATTGAACCGAATGACGCCCAACCCCATGTCGATTGCGATGAGTTACTCATTCGCGCTGCGACCCGGCTGATTCTCGAGAATCTGGCAGAGCCTCCTTCCCTGGATGATCTGGCCAAATCCGTTGGCACCAATCAGAAACGCTTGCTGGGCGTTTTTCGTCAGCGCCACGGCATGACGGTATTTGCCTATATCCGCGAGCTTCGATTGCAGCAGGCCAAACACCTGTTGCGAGGTACTCAGCTCCCGATTGACGATATTGCCGCCTCAGTCGGTTTCAGCAATTCAGCCAATTTTGCTACCGCATTCAAAAGTCATGAAGGGATCCCGCCCAGGGAGTACCGGAAATCCTTTCAGCCATGA